One window from the genome of Pempheris klunzingeri isolate RE-2024b chromosome 7, fPemKlu1.hap1, whole genome shotgun sequence encodes:
- the LOC139203475 gene encoding beta-crystallin B3-like: MSEQQSAPEQLAAGKSQGGAGATYKVVLFEFENFQGCKAEFTAECKDVTEKGLEKVGSVIVESGPWAGYDRHGFTGEQFILEKGEYPRWDTWTNSQSSYSLLSLRPLKVDSADHKLHLYENPGFTGRKMEIVDDDVPSLWGHGFQDRVASVKALNGTWVGYMYPGYRGRQFIFERGDFKHWNDWEAPAPQIQSVRRVRDMQWHKRGCFTVPDPAPAPVPVPVPGPGPDPDPAPAPPAPPATAGAS, translated from the exons ATGTCGGAGCAGCAAAGTGCCCCGGAGCAGCTGGCTGCTGGGAAGAGCCAGGGTGGAGCTGGAGCCACATACAAG GTGGTGCTGTTTGAGTTCGAGAACTTCCAGGGCTGCAAGGCGGAGTTTACTGCAGAGTGTAAAGATGTGACAGAGAAGGGACTGGAGAAGGTTGGATCTGTGATAGTTGAGTCAGGACC CTGGGCGGGTTACGATCGGCATGGGTTCACAGGCGAACAGTTTATTCTGGAGAAGGGCGAGTATCCACGCTGGGACACCTGGACCAACAGTCAGAGCAGCTACTCCCTCTTGTCTCTAAGGCCACTCAAAGTG GACAGTGCTGATCACAAGCTACACCTTTATGAGAACCCTGGATTTACTGGTAGAAAGATGGAgattgttgatgatgatgtgccCAGTTTGTGGGGCCACGGTTTTCAGGACCGTGTAGCAAGCGTCAAGGCTCTTAACGGAAC ATGGGTCGGCTACATGTACCCAGGCTACAGAGGGCGCCAGTTTATCTTCGAGCGAGGAGATTTCAAGCACTGGAACGACTGGGAGGCCCCCGCACCTCAGATCCAGTCTGTCCGACGTGTGCGGGACATGCAGTGGCACAAGAGGGGCTGTTTCACCGTTCCCGACCCAGCTCCTGCCCCAGTACCCGTACCCGTACCAGGCCCCGGCCCCGACCCCGACCCTGCCCCAGCACCTCCTGCCCCTCCTGCCACAGCTGGAGCCAGCTGA